From a region of the Polynucleobacter corsicus genome:
- a CDS encoding DEAD/DEAH box helicase, whose product MLFTDLGLSEPILRAISEEGYTSPTPIQAKSIPAVLKGGDLLAAAQTGTGKTAGFTLPILQRLSSTAQTGGKRQLRVLILTPTRELAAQVQESVVTYGKYTGLKSTVIFGGVGANPQIKAIAAGLDILVATPGRLLDLMSQNCVSLANIEILVLDEADRMLDMGFLRDIKKILAALPKQRQNLLFSATFSTEIKALADGLLNSPALIEVARSNSTNDAIAQLIHPVDRNQKHPLLAHLIKKNQWQQVLVFTRTKHGANKLVTQLEKDGITAMAIHGNKSQSARTKALAEFKDGKITVLVATDIAARGIDIDQLPHVVNYDLPNVSEDYVHRIGRTGRAGSNGVAVSLVCVDEHEMLRDIEKLIKQKLPQEVIAGFEPDPNAVAQPIQLRSQQHQQSRKPRPGNAGGGNGGARPAAKRSGPPKRSFNR is encoded by the coding sequence ATGTTATTTACAGATCTTGGTTTATCAGAACCCATTCTTCGCGCGATTAGCGAGGAAGGCTATACCAGCCCTACCCCCATTCAAGCAAAATCAATTCCCGCTGTATTGAAGGGCGGAGATTTACTCGCCGCTGCTCAAACCGGCACCGGTAAAACTGCCGGCTTTACCCTACCGATTCTGCAGCGCTTAAGCAGTACAGCTCAGACTGGTGGCAAGCGTCAATTACGTGTCTTGATTTTGACCCCCACCCGCGAACTCGCTGCGCAGGTTCAAGAATCCGTCGTGACCTACGGCAAATATACTGGCCTCAAATCGACTGTTATTTTTGGCGGCGTCGGTGCTAATCCCCAAATCAAAGCCATTGCTGCAGGGCTCGATATCTTGGTAGCAACACCGGGTCGTTTGCTCGACTTGATGTCACAGAACTGTGTCTCACTTGCCAATATTGAAATTCTGGTTCTGGATGAAGCAGATCGCATGTTGGATATGGGCTTCTTGCGCGATATTAAAAAGATCCTGGCAGCATTGCCAAAGCAACGCCAGAACTTACTGTTTTCAGCGACCTTCTCTACCGAGATCAAGGCCTTAGCAGATGGTTTACTGAATTCACCAGCATTAATTGAAGTGGCGCGTAGCAATAGTACTAATGACGCTATTGCCCAGCTCATCCACCCGGTGGATAGAAACCAGAAACATCCTTTATTGGCGCATCTGATTAAAAAAAATCAGTGGCAGCAGGTCCTGGTATTTACTCGCACAAAACATGGTGCTAATAAATTAGTGACTCAGCTTGAGAAAGATGGCATTACCGCCATGGCTATTCATGGCAATAAGAGTCAAAGTGCCCGTACCAAAGCCTTAGCAGAATTTAAGGATGGGAAAATCACCGTCTTAGTCGCTACTGATATTGCAGCAAGAGGTATCGACATTGATCAACTACCCCACGTTGTGAACTACGACCTACCAAACGTCTCCGAGGATTATGTTCACCGGATTGGCAGAACTGGTAGAGCTGGCTCAAACGGAGTTGCGGTTTCTTTAGTCTGCGTTGACGAACATGAGATGCTTCGAGATATCGAAAAACTGATCAAGCAAAAGCTGCCGCAAGAGGTTATTGCCGGATTTGAGCCAGATCCGAATGCCGTGGCACAACCAATCCAATTACGAAGCCAGCAACACCAACAATCCAGAAAGCCTCGACCGGGCAATGCTGGCGGTGGCAATGGCGGAGCTAGGCCTGCAGCTAAGCGTAGTGGCCCGCCCAAACGTAGCTTTAATCGATAA
- a CDS encoding GNAT family N-acetyltransferase — translation MAHSQTPIVILMKTWQDAKLDAYSIRSRVFIEEQGVPEEMELDEFDLDARHALAYADSECIGTARLVTLAGNIGRIGRMAVLLGYRGQGVAKQLLGALLKASQSQGIKEIELHAQVTVIPFYEQFGFIAQGDVYDEAGIPHRDMILRI, via the coding sequence ATGGCTCATTCGCAGACCCCTATCGTAATCCTGATGAAAACCTGGCAGGATGCCAAGCTAGATGCTTACTCTATTCGAAGCCGGGTCTTTATTGAGGAACAAGGCGTTCCAGAAGAGATGGAGCTCGATGAATTCGACCTCGATGCCAGGCATGCGCTTGCCTATGCAGATTCAGAATGTATTGGTACAGCTCGCCTAGTTACTCTAGCTGGGAATATTGGAAGAATTGGACGTATGGCAGTATTGCTAGGGTATCGAGGCCAAGGCGTTGCCAAACAATTACTGGGGGCTCTACTCAAAGCCTCCCAATCTCAGGGCATTAAAGAAATAGAGTTACACGCCCAAGTGACAGTGATCCCGTTTTACGAGCAATTTGGGTTTATTGCACAAGGTGATGTGTACGATGAAGCGGGCATCCCACATCGCGATATGATTCTACGTATCTAA
- a CDS encoding YbgC/FadM family acyl-CoA thioesterase, producing the protein MTQTNHPPFLFRVCYSDTDAAGFVYHARYLEIFERSRSEWLQQRGLSPTKLVNEFGILLPVRELTMNFHKPGRLDDLLRIDQVIEHRGRTQIAVKQTAQRIVVGSEPELIASAVLHIVCVDTTSLKPKGLPDWLFAADQ; encoded by the coding sequence ATGACTCAGACCAATCACCCGCCCTTCCTTTTTCGCGTTTGCTACTCCGATACCGATGCAGCAGGCTTTGTATATCACGCGCGTTATCTGGAGATCTTTGAGCGTAGTCGCTCAGAATGGCTTCAGCAAAGGGGTTTAAGTCCAACAAAACTGGTGAATGAATTTGGCATTCTTCTGCCTGTTCGAGAACTCACGATGAACTTTCATAAGCCAGGACGCTTGGATGATCTTTTAAGGATTGATCAAGTTATTGAACATCGTGGTCGCACTCAAATTGCAGTCAAGCAAACTGCGCAGCGGATTGTTGTAGGCAGTGAGCCAGAGCTGATTGCCAGCGCCGTTCTTCATATTGTTTGTGTTGATACCACCTCCCTTAAACCTAAAGGCCTTCCCGATTGGCTTTTTGCAGCCGATCAATAA